DNA sequence from the Pseudodesulfovibrio sp. S3 genome:
CGGCCTTATCCTCGGGAAGCGGCCGGGAATAAAGATAGCCCTGACCGTAATCGCATTGCAATGAATAAAGCAAGTCTCTTTGACGCTCGGTCTCGATACCTTCGGCGACCACCCTGAGGCGGAGGCTGTGCGCCATGTTCACAATAGCTCTGATGATCTCGATATTTTCCGGCGATGATTCCATTCGCTGCACAAAACTCAAGTCGATCTTGAGTTGATCCGTAGGAAATTTCTGCAAATAACTCATGGAAGAATACCCGGTTCCGAAATCATCAATGGAAAGCAATATTCCAAGATTCTTCAACAGTTTTAGTTGGTTAACGGACTTAAGAGCGTCCAACATGACAACAGTTTCGGTAATTTCCAGCTTCAGGCATTCGGGCGGGAGACCGGATTCACGCAAAATGCTTTCAACATTGCTGGCCAGTGAGGACTCGTCGAACTGTTTTGCCGAAATGTTCACGGCCATGGTCAACTCTCGTGCAATGGGATATTTGTTGCGCCAGCGATTCATGACAACGCAAGCCTTTTCCAAAATCTGAGAGCCGAGTTTGACAATCAAGCCGGTCTCTTCGGCAACCGGGATAAATTCCCCAGGGCTGACCATTCCCCTTTCAGGATGACGCCACCGGGCCAATGTCTCGAATCCATAGAGGCTGCCGTCGGCTAGGTTCACGATGGGCTGGTAATACGCCTCAAACTCCCTGGCCTCCAACCCGCGCTTGAGGTCATTTTCCACTGCCAATATATTGATGATCCCCTCGCGCATACTCTTGGTATAAGGCACGATGCGATTTTTCCCGCTTGCCTTGGCCTTCTTCATTGCCACCTGGGCGTTGTGAACGATCTCCTCTGACTCGATATTGCTGTCGGAAGCAATCTCATAGCCGATACAGGCGGAGATAGTGAAAATGATCCCATCCACGACAACAGATTCCTTGAATGATTCATGAATCTTCTTAACAAGAGCGCGAATTTCGGTTTTTCTCGAAATTTCTTCAATAAGGATACCGAACTCATCCCCGCCAAACCGGGCCACAGTATCAATTGAACGGACTATCTGCTGCAACTTGACACCGATATGAACCATCAATTTGTCGCCGACCGTATGCCCGTAGTTGTCATTGACGGCCTGGAAACGGTCGAGATTAATAAAGAGCACCGCAAACAACTCTCCGGACAGGGAA
Encoded proteins:
- a CDS encoding EAL domain-containing protein, with the translated sequence MIEIVDVLVVDDERINIRLIEGILKDQDINLVSASSGFEALKYLPDHDFAFALLDVMMPGMDGFELAERLRQSETSRDIPIIFITAISKEQKHVFRGYELGAVDYLFKPVEPEVLRGKANIFAELHRHKRSLVETTKRLEVTVKELEESKAALLESEQRYRMVADYNYDWESWIDPDGKLLYISPACERISGYDRASFFDDSELMQRIVHRDDLSRWMLFMTDDTVGDDESLDFRINDVNAKVKWLSLVKHSIYADDGKPLGIRFSMRDITSRKRMEGLLKHSALHDTLTGLPNRVLFLDRLSRAAGRSSLSGELFAVLFINLDRFQAVNDNYGHTVGDKLMVHIGVKLQQIVRSIDTVARFGGDEFGILIEEISRKTEIRALVKKIHESFKESVVVDGIIFTISACIGYEIASDSNIESEEIVHNAQVAMKKAKASGKNRIVPYTKSMREGIINILAVENDLKRGLEAREFEAYYQPIVNLADGSLYGFETLARWRHPERGMVSPGEFIPVAEETGLIVKLGSQILEKACVVMNRWRNKYPIARELTMAVNISAKQFDESSLASNVESILRESGLPPECLKLEITETVVMLDALKSVNQLKLLKNLGILLSIDDFGTGYSSMSYLQKFPTDQLKIDLSFVQRMESSPENIEIIRAIVNMAHSLRLRVVAEGIETERQRDLLYSLQCDYGQGYLYSRPLPEDKAEKFVRDSE